One Kitasatospora sp. NBC_01287 DNA window includes the following coding sequences:
- a CDS encoding enoyl-CoA hydratase-related protein, translating to MPELDRDGEVFVLRLDADDENRFHPDWLAAVESALDEVEAATGPRALVTAGGGKFWSTGLDLDWLLSHGDQYAAYLDRVHVLLARTLASPVVTVAALNGHTFAAGAMWALAHDARVMRADRGFFCLPEVDLDLPFQRGMSDLIRARLAPQTAHELMTFGRRYGGAQALAAGIVQAVADAEELTAAAVELARPLAAKSKPVRAEIKEALYAEALASLRTPTVA from the coding sequence ATGCCCGAGCTGGACCGCGACGGCGAGGTCTTCGTCCTGCGCCTCGACGCGGACGACGAGAACCGCTTCCACCCCGACTGGCTGGCCGCGGTGGAGTCGGCGCTCGACGAGGTGGAGGCCGCGACCGGTCCCCGCGCGCTGGTCACGGCGGGCGGCGGCAAGTTCTGGTCCACCGGCCTCGACCTGGACTGGCTGCTGAGCCACGGCGACCAGTACGCGGCCTACCTGGACCGGGTGCACGTCCTGCTGGCCCGCACCCTGGCCTCGCCGGTGGTCACCGTCGCCGCGCTCAACGGGCACACCTTCGCCGCGGGCGCGATGTGGGCGCTGGCCCACGACGCCCGGGTGATGCGCGCGGACCGGGGCTTCTTCTGCCTGCCCGAGGTCGACCTCGACCTGCCCTTCCAGCGCGGCATGTCGGACCTGATCCGGGCCCGGCTGGCCCCGCAGACCGCGCACGAGCTGATGACCTTCGGCCGCCGCTACGGCGGTGCCCAGGCGCTCGCCGCCGGCATCGTTCAGGCGGTGGCGGACGCCGAGGAGCTGACCGCCGCCGCGGTGGAGCTGGCCCGCCCGCTGGCCGCCAAGAGCAAGCCGGTGCGGGCCGAGATCAAGGAGGCCCTCTACGCGGAGGCCCTCGCCTCGCTGCGCACCCCCACCGTGGCCTGA
- a CDS encoding MFS transporter, whose amino-acid sequence MLSVLRHRTYRRLFAAQVIALVGTGLATVALSLLAFDLAGADAGSVLGTALAIKMVAFVGLAPVFGACAHRLPRRLLLVGADLIRAATAVALPFVTQVWQVYLLIFLLQAASAAFTPAFQAVIPEVLPAERDYTRALSLSSLAYDLESLFSPALAAGLLTLVSYHQLFLGTMAGFLGSAALVVSLALPKPLRAAVPGGVLARAGHGARLFWGAARLRALLALELTVAAGGAVVFVNTIVYVRDHLHRAAADVPFALGAYGAGSMTAALLLPRVLERTGERGVMLPAGCAITGLLLGPLVAITAGGQGSWRWPALLATWAALGAACAVVNAPAGRLIRRCTAPEQRADAFAAQFSLSHSCWLLSYPLAGWLGARAGLLTADLALGALALAGTVCAVRLWPARIEQDGPDGPDGWDGPDGRGTSRTRSATAAPRYPALARAGSSASTTRRTSSSVVRQLLNAARSAGTSW is encoded by the coding sequence ATGCTCTCCGTGCTGCGCCACCGCACCTACCGCCGCCTCTTCGCCGCCCAGGTGATCGCCCTGGTCGGCACGGGACTGGCGACAGTCGCGCTCAGCCTGCTCGCCTTCGACCTCGCCGGCGCCGACGCCGGTTCGGTGCTCGGCACCGCGCTGGCGATCAAGATGGTCGCCTTCGTCGGCCTCGCGCCGGTGTTCGGCGCCTGCGCCCACCGGCTGCCCCGGCGGCTGCTGCTGGTCGGCGCCGACCTGATCCGGGCCGCGACCGCGGTGGCGCTGCCCTTCGTCACCCAGGTCTGGCAGGTCTACCTGCTGATCTTCCTGCTGCAGGCCGCCTCGGCCGCCTTCACCCCGGCGTTCCAGGCCGTCATCCCCGAGGTGCTGCCCGCCGAGCGCGACTACACCCGCGCGCTCTCGCTCTCCAGCCTCGCCTACGACCTGGAGAGCCTCTTCAGCCCCGCGCTCGCGGCCGGCCTGCTCACCCTGGTCAGCTACCACCAGCTCTTCCTGGGCACCATGGCCGGCTTCCTCGGCTCGGCCGCTCTGGTCGTCTCGCTGGCGCTGCCGAAGCCGCTGCGGGCGGCCGTCCCGGGCGGCGTGCTGGCCCGGGCCGGCCACGGCGCCCGGCTCTTCTGGGGCGCCGCGCGGCTGCGGGCGCTGCTCGCCCTCGAACTCACGGTGGCCGCGGGCGGCGCGGTGGTCTTCGTCAACACCATCGTCTACGTCCGCGACCACCTGCACCGGGCAGCCGCCGACGTGCCGTTCGCGCTGGGCGCCTACGGGGCGGGGTCGATGACGGCCGCCCTGCTGCTGCCCCGGGTGCTGGAGCGGACCGGGGAGCGCGGCGTGATGCTGCCCGCCGGGTGCGCCATCACCGGGCTGCTGCTCGGGCCGCTGGTGGCGATCACCGCCGGCGGGCAGGGCAGTTGGCGGTGGCCGGCCCTGCTCGCCACCTGGGCCGCCCTCGGCGCGGCCTGCGCCGTGGTCAACGCCCCGGCCGGGCGGCTGATCCGGCGCTGCACCGCGCCCGAGCAGCGGGCCGACGCCTTCGCCGCCCAGTTCTCGCTCTCGCACAGCTGCTGGCTGCTCAGCTACCCGCTGGCCGGCTGGCTCGGCGCGCGGGCGGGCCTGCTCACCGCCGACCTGGCGCTGGGCGCGCTCGCCCTGGCCGGCACCGTCTGCGCCGTGCGGCTCTGGCCCGCGCGGATCGAGCAGGACGGGCCGGACGGGCCGGACGGGTGGGACGGGCCGGACGGGCGCGGCACCAGCCGCACCCGGTCGGCGACGGCGGCGCCCCGCTACCCGGCCTTGGCGAGGGCCGGCTCCAGCGCGTCGACCACCCGTCGGACGTCGTCCTCGGTGGTGCGCCAGTTGCTGAACGCGGCCCGCAGCGCCGGGACCTCCTGGTAG
- a CDS encoding pyridoxal-dependent decarboxylase translates to MHPQLRSDLELLPQLLEEARQHAAAFLTGLDGRPVLPEGEPPAPVPLPEPGIGLRGALAEFTARWEGSLSGSAGPRYLGFVTGGVTPAALAGDWLTATLDQNSNSSLDPAGQQLERETVGWLRACFGLSAAQHGTLVSGATMSNTVGLAIAREWLGERLGVSPAEDGVAALGRVRVLSGAAHSSIAKGLSILGLGRGALLPVATLPGREAVDVAALERELARQPGPCVVVANAGTVNTVDFDDLRAIAALRERHDFWLHVDAAFGAFAALSPAHAHLVDGLDLADSICVDLHKWLNVPYDSAVQFSRRQDLQARVFRNSAAYLSPSPAAGPGVARGAEPDLVHLTPENSHRLRALAAWFTLRAYGRAGHQEIVERCVAGARALGEAVAGLAGLRLLAPVRLNVVCFTLAERPTEQRLAALARAVGQEVFLTPTVYQEVPALRAAFSNWRTTEDDVRRVVDALEPALAKAG, encoded by the coding sequence GTGCACCCGCAACTCAGGTCCGATCTGGAGCTGTTGCCGCAGTTGCTGGAGGAGGCGCGGCAGCACGCCGCCGCCTTCCTGACCGGGCTCGACGGGCGGCCGGTGCTGCCCGAGGGCGAGCCGCCCGCACCGGTGCCGCTGCCCGAGCCGGGCATCGGGCTGCGCGGCGCGCTGGCGGAGTTCACGGCGCGCTGGGAGGGGAGCCTGTCGGGCAGCGCAGGGCCGCGCTACCTCGGCTTCGTCACCGGCGGGGTGACGCCGGCCGCGCTGGCCGGGGACTGGCTGACGGCGACGCTCGACCAGAACTCCAACTCCTCGCTGGACCCCGCGGGGCAGCAACTGGAGCGGGAGACCGTGGGCTGGCTGCGCGCGTGCTTCGGACTCTCCGCGGCCCAGCACGGCACCCTGGTCAGCGGTGCCACCATGTCCAACACGGTCGGCCTGGCGATCGCCCGCGAGTGGCTGGGGGAGCGGCTGGGCGTCAGCCCGGCCGAGGACGGGGTGGCCGCGCTCGGCCGGGTGCGGGTGCTGTCGGGGGCGGCGCACTCCAGCATCGCCAAGGGGCTCTCGATCCTGGGCCTGGGGCGCGGCGCGCTGCTGCCGGTGGCGACCCTGCCGGGGCGCGAGGCGGTCGATGTGGCCGCGCTGGAGCGCGAGTTGGCCCGGCAGCCGGGCCCGTGCGTGGTGGTGGCCAACGCCGGGACGGTCAACACCGTCGACTTCGACGACCTGCGGGCGATCGCCGCGCTGCGCGAGCGCCACGACTTCTGGCTGCACGTGGACGCCGCCTTCGGGGCCTTCGCCGCGCTCTCCCCGGCCCACGCGCACCTGGTCGACGGTCTGGACCTGGCCGACTCGATCTGCGTCGACCTGCACAAGTGGCTGAACGTCCCGTACGACAGCGCGGTGCAGTTCAGCCGCCGCCAGGACCTGCAGGCGCGGGTCTTCCGCAACTCCGCCGCCTACCTGAGCCCCTCCCCGGCCGCGGGCCCGGGCGTCGCGCGGGGCGCGGAGCCCGACCTGGTCCACCTCACCCCGGAGAACTCGCACCGGCTGCGCGCGCTGGCCGCCTGGTTCACGCTGCGGGCGTACGGGCGGGCCGGGCACCAGGAGATCGTCGAGCGGTGCGTGGCCGGCGCGCGGGCGCTGGGCGAGGCGGTGGCGGGCCTGGCCGGGTTGCGGTTGCTGGCACCGGTGCGGCTGAACGTGGTCTGCTTCACCCTCGCCGAGCGGCCGACCGAGCAGCGGTTGGCCGCGCTGGCCCGGGCGGTGGGCCAGGAGGTCTTCCTGACCCCCACCGTCTACCAGGAGGTCCCGGCGCTGCGGGCCGCGTTCAGCAACTGGCGCACCACCGAGGACGACGTCCGACGGGTGGTCGACGCGCTGGAGCCGGCCCTCGCCAAGGCCGGGTAG
- a CDS encoding spermidine synthase gives MSEAPTRDQAAEAVVLDRREGPYGEVVLRRRGADHEIIANGCFLMDTADGRSERLLVDAALDRLTAEHPAVLIGGLGVGFSLAHAAAQPRWGRIAVAERESAIIDWHRGGPLAAISGAALADPRVAVLHTDLVAYLATTEDRYDALCLDIDNGPDWTVTEANAGLYGPAGLAAARARLNPGGILAVWSAQPSPAFEAALRAADFTEVRTLEIAVSRGVPDVVHLARRA, from the coding sequence ATGTCCGAAGCACCCACCAGGGACCAGGCGGCCGAGGCCGTCGTGCTCGACCGGCGCGAAGGCCCGTACGGCGAGGTGGTGCTGCGCCGGCGGGGCGCGGACCACGAGATCATCGCCAACGGCTGCTTCCTGATGGACACCGCCGACGGGCGCTCGGAGCGGCTGCTGGTCGACGCCGCGCTGGACCGGCTGACCGCCGAGCACCCCGCGGTGCTGATCGGCGGCCTCGGCGTGGGCTTCTCGCTCGCGCACGCGGCGGCCCAGCCGCGCTGGGGGCGGATCGCGGTGGCCGAACGGGAGTCGGCGATCATCGACTGGCACCGCGGTGGGCCGCTGGCCGCGATCTCGGGCGCGGCGCTGGCCGATCCCCGGGTGGCCGTGCTGCACACCGACCTGGTCGCCTACCTGGCCACCACCGAGGACCGCTACGACGCCCTCTGCCTGGACATCGACAACGGCCCCGACTGGACGGTCACCGAGGCGAACGCCGGCCTCTACGGCCCCGCCGGCCTGGCCGCGGCCCGGGCCCGGCTGAATCCGGGCGGCATCCTCGCGGTCTGGAGCGCGCAGCCCTCACCCGCCTTCGAAGCCGCCCTGCGCGCGGCCGACTTCACCGAGGTGCGCACCCTGGAGATCGCGGTCAGCCGCGGCGTGCCGGACGTGGTGCACCTGGCCCGCCGCGCCTGA
- a CDS encoding DIP1984 family protein — translation MKLAEALTLRADAVRRVEQLRARVVGSARFQEGEEPAEDAAELLTQCGEVLDELESLIRRINRTNSTAVVEGGGSLTDALARRDVLRLRHSVLTSAADAAVGQRGAVRQLRSELRMLSAVPVAQLRTQADQVARELRELDVRIQRTNWEVDLVD, via the coding sequence ATGAAGCTGGCAGAGGCCCTGACCTTGCGTGCGGACGCCGTCCGCCGTGTCGAGCAGTTGCGCGCCCGCGTCGTGGGCAGCGCCCGCTTCCAGGAGGGCGAGGAGCCCGCCGAGGACGCCGCCGAACTCCTCACCCAGTGCGGCGAGGTGCTGGACGAGCTGGAGTCGCTGATCCGTCGGATCAACCGGACCAACTCCACCGCGGTGGTCGAGGGCGGCGGCAGCCTCACCGACGCGCTGGCCCGGCGCGACGTGCTGCGGCTGCGCCACTCGGTGCTCACCAGCGCGGCGGACGCGGCCGTCGGGCAGCGCGGCGCCGTGCGGCAGCTGCGCTCCGAGCTGCGGATGCTCTCCGCCGTGCCGGTCGCGCAGCTGCGCACCCAGGCCGACCAGGTCGCCCGGGAGCTGCGCGAACTCGACGTCCGGATCCAGCGGACCAACTGGGAGGTCGACCTGGTCGACTGA